A genome region from Trichosurus vulpecula isolate mTriVul1 chromosome 5, mTriVul1.pri, whole genome shotgun sequence includes the following:
- the NDUFA12 gene encoding NADH dehydrogenase [ubiquinone] 1 alpha subcomplex subunit 12 translates to MEYLRVLGRGLAQVRGHGGVFGYLRQLFRVNDVRVGTLVGEDKYGNKYYEDNKQFFGRHRWVIYTTEMNGKNTFWDVDGSMVPPEWHRWLHCMTDDPPTTVPPTARKFIWKNHKFNLSGTPQQYVPYSTTRKKIQKWVPPSTPYT, encoded by the exons ATGGAGTACTTGCGGGTGCTGGGCCGGGGGTTAGCCCAGGTGAGGGGCCACGGAGGCGTCTTCGGCTACCTGCGCCAGCTCTTCAG GGTAAATGACGTGAGGGTTGGCACATTAGTTGGGGAAGACAAATATGGAAACAAATATTATGAAGACAACAAACAGTTTTTTG GTCGACATCGATGGGTTATCTACACTACTGAAATGAATGGCAAAAATACGTTCTGGGATGTGGATGGAAGCATGGTGCCCCCCGAATG GCACCGTTGGCTCCACTGCATGACTGACGACCCTCCCACAACTGTCCCCCCCACTGCTCgtaagttcatctggaagaaccacAAATTCAACCTGAGTGGCACCCCCCAACAGTATGTTCCATATTCTACGACTCGGAAGAAGATTCAGAAATGGGTCCCACCTTCGACACCTTACACATAG